Genomic window (Nitrospira sp.):
GGGCGTCTTTGAGTGGGCTAAGTGGAAGAAGATGCTCTCGACCATAATCAATGTCGCATCGACAATAATGCCGAAATCGATGGAACCGAGGGAGATGAGGTTCGCTGACTGGCCGATCAGAATCATCATCGTGAACGTGAACAGCAGAGACATCGGAATCGTGAGCGCGACGATCAGCGCGGCGCGGAAGTGTCCGAGAAAGACCACGAGAATGACAAAGACGAGCACCATACCGCTGATCAGGATATCCAGCACGGTTTCCACGGTCGTATGAATCAGTTTCGTTCGATCGTAGAAGGTCTTGATCTTGACGCCTTCCGGCAGCTTCCAGGCATTCAGATCCTCGACTTTCGCGCGCACCTTATCCAAGACCGGCAGCGCCTTATAGCCGCGCTGCAACAAGACGACCCCTTCCACCACATCGTCGCGGTCGTCGATGCCGACTTTTCCCAGCCGCACTTGGTGGCCGACCGAGACCTTGCCCAGCGTGTTCACAAATATCGGTGTGCCGTCCTTTTCCGCGACGACCACATTCTCGATATCTTCGAGCCGGTTGATGAGACCCAGTCCGCGGATGTTGTAGTTCTGCGCCCCGACCGTCAGATAGTTCCCGCCGACGTTGGCATTGCTGTTGGTCAGCGCGGTCATCACCTGGGACAAACTCACGCCGTAGCTGATGAGTTTCCCGGGATCGATATCGACGTGATACTCCTTCGTGGTGCCGCCGAACGCCGTCACATCGATGACGCCGGGCACTCGTTTAAACTCGCGCCGGACCTGCCAATCTTGGATCGTCTTGAGATCGGTGAGACTTGTGCCCTTGTCGCTGGTCAGTTCATATCGGTAGATTTCGGCAATCGCCCACCAGGGAGACAGTGCGGGGTCGGCGCCTTTGGGAAGCTGTACGCTCGCGAGCCGATTGAGCACTTCCTGTCGATCTCGAAACATGTCCGAATCAAAGTCAAAATACACTTTGATATCGCTGAGGCCGAAGATCGAAAGCGACCGGATGTCGGTCAGACCCGGCATTCCGTTCAACGCCACTTCAATCGGAATCGTGATCTGTCGCTCCATCTCCTCGGCCGACCAGCCGGGATACTGGGTAATCAGCTCCACCATCGGAGGCGACGGATCGGGATACGCGACAATGTCGAGAAGATGGAAGGCATAGAGCCCTCCAAAGAGCAGCATGAAACCGAGCGCACACACCAAAAAACGCTGCACAAGCGAAATTTCGACGAGACGCGCGATCATCGGATGGATTGGCCCGGAGAGACAACAGCAGAAAAGACTTGCACGAGATTAGGTCCCTTTGACTTCCTGGCCCTTAATCAGAACGGCCCCCCTGATCACGATTCGCTGGCCCCGAGTCAGGCCGTCCAAGACACGAACCTGATCCGTAGAAATATTCGAAACCTTCACCTCGCGCTTGACGTAGCGATTCGGTTCTTCCACGACATAAACGAATTGCTTCCCGTCCGATTCCAGCACGGCTTCACGGGGAACCACAATAAACGGCGTGGCATCGCCGACATCGAGGTGCAGCCGCGCAAACATTTCCGGCTTCAGCTTATGCGGATTATTGTTCACCCAGGCCCGGACCTTAATCGTGCGCGTGGCCGGATCGACGACATCGCCAATGGCGGCCACCGTCGCAGGAAAATCGACGCCGGGGTAGGCTTCCACGGTGACCATGGCAAACTGTCCTTCCCTGACGAGGGCCAGGTCACGCTCATACAAATCGGCTAAGACTTGCAACATATCCAAGTCCGCCACGGTAAACAGCACTTGCGACGGATCGCCCCCGACCGACTGGCCCGGCGTCACCGCTCGCTCGACCACAATCCCAGTCAACGGGCTCTTCATCTCAAATCGTGAGGTGATTTTCTGCTTATCCAACGGTTTCGTCAGCTCATCGGCCGGGACACGCAGAGAGAGCAGCCGCTCTTTGGCGCGGCGGAATTCCGCTCGGGCTTTAACCAGTTCATTCTCGGCCTGCTTCAAATCTTTGAGCGGCATCGCCTTGTTTTCGTATAGGTCTTTCGCCAGCTCGAAGGCCCGCGTCGCATACTGCAGATCCGAATCTTCCTTCACATACTCCGAATAGGCCTGGGCAATGTCCTGGCTGTCGACGATCAGCAACACATCACCCGCCTTCACACGATCACCCAGATGCGCCCGCACCTCGACGACCCGGCCCTGCAATGGCGAGGAAATCTTGGAATAGCGGTCTTCGCCGTAGGCCACTTTCCCCGACAAGATCAGCGCCTGGTGCGACGGACTGAATTCCACTACCGCCGTTTCAACTCGTGGCTGCGATGGTGCGGGAACCGGGGCAGTCTTCGCGAGAGGGGCCGTGACCGATTCAGATGGCGAGGGTTGGTCAGATTTTCCACAACCGGAGATGATAAGGAGCGCCAGCGCGATTGCCAGCGGAGCCATATGAGCACTCATAAGGATATCTCCTGCCCCACCGCACTCTCCAATTGAATCACGTTGCGTTGATAGTTGAAGAGGGCCTCGAAATAGTTCTGTTGAATCGTTCTGGAAGTCCGAGCCGCATCGAGCAAATCCAGGATCGTCGCCCCGCCCCGTTCGTAAGCCCGCTCCACAATCGTAAAGGTTGAGCGGGCATCCTCCAAGACACCTCCAAGAAAAGCCTCCACCAGCCGCCGGCTTTGGAGCAGATTCTTGTAGGCCACATCCACCTCGTTTTCAACCTGGTTCAGCGTCTTACTCAGGTCGGCCTCGGCCGTCTGCACCGCCACCTCTGCCTGCATGATACCGCCCTGATTGCGATTGAACAATGGCAGCGGAATCCCCAGGCTGAGCGCCACCTGGCCGGGATTGTCGGGCCCTTTCGGCCCCTGTATCGAATATCCCGCGCCGACCGTGACGTCCGGAATGCGATAGGCCTTGGCCAGACGAAGATCCGCTTCGCGCTGGGACATAATGAATCGTTTAGAACGCACATCCGGTCGCGCATCCAGCGCCACAGTCCGGAGTCGACCGATGTCCGGATCAACGCGCTTGTAGTCGAACTCCGACGTCAACTCAAGGACAGTCGCCGGAGAAACCCGAAGCAACTGGCGAAGATCCGCCCGCGCCGTCTCCCCTTCCTGAAGCGATTGAATGACTTGCGATTGAAAGTCGATGAATTGCAGGCGAATCCTGATCAAATCCACTTCGGCGATATAGCCTTTTTTGAAACGGATCGTATTCACCTCAAGAATACGCGAAAACCGGTCCCGATTTTCTTCGGCCAGGGCCAGCCGTCGCTGCGCCAACTGCGTACGGTTATAGGCATCTTTCACCGTGAATGTGAGCTGGCGCACGGCATCTTCGAAAGCGGCCTCAACTGACTGGGTGCCAAACGCCGCACTTTCAATCCGATACCCGCGCTTGCCGGCCAGCTCGAACAATTGTTGAATCTGCCCGATGACAGCCCCGCTGTTACCCGCCGTCCTCCCCTGGGTAAAGGCGCTCAATGTCCCAATCGACGCGACTGGGTTTGGAAACAACCTGGCGGTGATCTGCTGGCCCTTCGCAGAGTCGATCCCGAACTTGGCCATAAGCAGATCGAGATTCTGGCGGAGGAACAGCGCCACCGTTTCATCAAGACTCAGACGAAGAGCCGGCACCGGCGGGATTGGACTCAGAGACTTTGTCGGGCTATCGGCAGCAGCCACAAGCGAATCTGCCGATACAGGAAGTACGAACGCACAGAAACACATGAGGAGGATTCTGCCTAGCGGCACCCCCATCAACCCGAGCTTATTCAATTGCATCGATTCGTATCTGCCCACGTCCCCACACATGTCCGGTGAGTTGCAGCGAGAGGATGAATTCAGAAGAAAGACAACCACATTATACTGATTTCTTCAGCACTTGCAAAGCGATCCCGATATCCGGCTATTGCATTTTGAGCTCTGTCCAAGCCCGATCATACGTGCGCATCGCCTTCCCCACATCCCCCATCCATTCCATCCGCGGAATCAGCTCAGCCGGAGGATACACGGCTGGATTTTCAAGAATATCCTTTTTGATCCAGGACCGGGCCTCACGGTTCGATGCGGCAAAGAGTAATCGTTCCGCTGTCCGTGCCGCCACGCGCGCATCGATCAGAAAATTGATGAACTGCATGGCCAACGCCTTGTTCGGTGACGTACGAAGAACCACGAGGCAATCGGCCCAAATAGTCCCCCCTTCCTTGGGGACCACATAGCGAATCGACGATCGATCGCGCATCGCCCGCGCGACCGGCCCGCCCCATCCTTGCGCCAGTACCACGTCGCCGGATGCTAAGAGCTGATCGTAGTGTTCACTCGCATAGGTTTTCACCAGCGGTTTCTGGGCGATCAGTTTTTGCTTGGCCGCTTCGATCATGCCGGAATCGGTGGTATTCATCGATTGTCCCATCGAGCGCAGGACGGCCCCGAAGACCTCCCGCTGATCGTTCAACATACTGATTCTGCCGCGATAGCGGCTATCCCACAGAATGTCCCAACTGTCCGGCGGGGGTGTCACCACGGCCGAATCGTAACCGATTCCCACCGTACCCCAGAGATACGGCACGGCATAGCGATGCGTCGGGTCGAAGACCGGATGCTGGAGATGCGGCTCAAGCGCCTTCAGATTCGGCAAGGCGGGTAAATCCAGCTCGGCCAGCATTCCTTGCGCAGCCATGATCGACACCATGAAATCCGAGGGAACGGTCACATCGTATCCTGAGGCCCCACCCTGGAGCTTGGCCAGCAACTCTTCGTTGCTGCTGAACGTATCGACGACAACACGCGCGCGATACGCCTGCTCAAACTCATGAATCAACTCAGGGCTGACATAGTCCGACCAGGTGAAATAGTGCAGCGTCGCCATCGCACCGGTGCCGCCCTGCTGATTGGTCTCTCGCCCCCGGTCGCACCCGTTCCATAAAAGAACGGCGACGGCGATCGCGGCAACCCCCAGAACTTTGACGAGGTCTTGTGAGATGGACATAGGCCCTGTTACCGCCGTTGAAACACAAGGGACAGGCCGACCAGTCCCATGGAGGCCAGGACCAGCACAGAAGACAGGGCATTGATCTCCGGAGAAAGACCGGACTTGATCATGGAATACACCTTGAGCGGTAAGGTGGTGGCGCCGGGGCCGGCGACGAAGAACGTCACAATGAAGTCGTCGAGCGAAATCGTAAACGCCAGGAGCGTAGCCCCCAGCACAGCTGGACGCACCAGCGGCCAGGTCACCCGGCAAAACGTCTGCCCTGCCGACGCGCCGAGATCGCTCGCCGCCTCTTCCAATCGCGGATCGAGCTTCTGCAGCCTGGCCCGCACCATCACAATGACCACCGGCAGATTGAATGCGGCATGCCCCATGACGACCGTAGCCAGACTCAGCGGCCATTGAATCATCACGAAGAATAGCAACAGCGCCACACCCATCATCACTTCAGGAAGCACGAGTGGCAGCAAAAAGATCGTGTCCAACGCCTGCCTGCCACGCCCCCTCAAACGCTCCAATCCCATCGCGGCCGGCACGCCAAGGAGCACCACAAGACTTGTAGACAACGCCGCAACCCAGAGCGAATTCACCGCAGCGGCCAATAGGGCTTCGTCATGCCACAGCACCCCGTACCAGTGCCACGAGAACCCCTGCCACACCGCCGACAAACGTGACGCATTAAAAGAGAACACCACCAGCACGATGATCGGCAGATAGAGGAACGCCATGCCGAGTCCGCTGATGCCCCGCAGCCAGAGCCCTTGTCCGCTCATTGCTCGCCTCGCCGGCCGGCCTGCGGCGATTGTGCGTTGAAGTACCACAGGAGGTTGCCCATCACAATGAGCATGAGCACGATGGACAACGCCGAGCCCAGCGGCCAGTCCCGCGCGACCAGATACTCATGCTGAATCAGATTTCCCACCATCATGCTGCGCCCCCCCCCGAGCAGATCCGGCGTCAAGTACGCGCCCAGCGAGGGGATAAACACCAGCACACAGCCGGCAATGATTCCGGGCTTCGCCAGCGGAATCAGCACCCGACGAAACAGCGCCCACCGGTCCGCATAGAGATCCCGGGCCGCTTCGATCAAGGCCGGGTCAATCCGTTCAATGGCCGCGTAGAGCGGCAAGACCATAAACGGCAGATACCCATAGACCAGGCCGAGAAGGACCGCCTGATTGGAATAGAGCAGGTCGAGCGGCATCGAGATCAGATGCCATTGCATGAGCACGGTATTCAGCAGCCCTTCGGTCCGCAGAATAAAGATCCAGGCATACGTCCGCACCAGGAAATTGGTCCAAAAGGGAATCATGATGAGCACCAGCCACAAGGCTTGTCGCCGCGGCGGCAGCCGGGCGATGTAGTACGCCAGAGGGAAACCCAGCACGAGGCACAGCCCTGTGGTCACCCCGGCGAGGAACAGCGACTGTCCGAAGATCCGCCCATAGAGGGGATGCAGCAGGTCGCGATAGTTCTCCAGACTGAACTCCCACACAACACCCCCGTAGGTGCCGCGCGTGGCAAAACTCACCGCCAGAACGACGACCATCGGGAGCAGACAGAAGACGGTGGTCCACAGTAGACCGGGACCGAGCAGTCGCCGACCTCGAAAGCGGGAAGAAAGACCGGCAGCAGACTCTGCGGACGATGACCATGAATTCATGTCAGAGGGATCACCACTCCATCAGCTGAATTCCACTGCAGCGAGACAGGCGCCCCGACCGCAACCGGGCGACTCCCTGACCCGGCATTCGAGGCCTGAATGGTCCAGCGCACTGACGGTCCGATCCGCACGACCCCCTGCCATTCACTGCCGATGTAGCGCATCGTTTCGACCACGCCATACAAACAATTCGCCCCGGCAGCCGCAACATGGCCCGGCGTGATGCGAATGCGCTCAGGCCTGACCGTCAGCACGACCTGTATGCCCGGCTTGAGGCCTGTAGGAACCGACACGCGAATCCCCCGCGGCGGGGGGATGTCACTCGGCATGAGGGTCCCTTCCCCGGCTTGAACATCGGACAACGTACCGGACACCTCATTGCTCACTCCCACGAATCGCGCCACGAACAGATTCTCGGGACGCTCATAGAGGTCCTCCGGCCGCCCGACTTGCATCACCCGTCCCTGCTGCATGACCGCCAGCCGGTCGGACAACGCCAACGCCTCCTCCTGGTGATGCGTGACACACACAAAGGTCAGCCCCACATGCGCCTGGATGGTTTTGAGCTCGGTTTGCATTTGCTGTCGGAGCTGCTGATCCAGCGCGGCCAGGGGCTCATCCAGCAGAACGACCGCAGGCCGATTGACGAGTGCCCGAGCGAGCGCCACCCGTTGCTGTTCGCCCCCTGAGAGCTGACCCGGCAGACGGTCCCGCTTCTCGCTCAACCGGACCAGTTCCAGCGTGGCTCCAACCCGCTCGACGATCTCGCCGTGCGGCACGCGCTTCATCTCGAGGCCGAAGGCCACATTCTCTGCAACCGACATATGAGGAAAGAGTGCGTAGGATTGAAAGACAAGATTCACCGGCCGGCGATTCGGCGGAACCCCCGCCATCGATCGGCCGTCGATGAGAATGTCACCGGCATCGGGCGTTTCAAAGCCGGCCAGCATTCTGAGGAGTGACGTCTTCCCGGCCCCGCTGGGGCCGAGGAGTGAAAAGAATTCCCCGCGGCTGATCTGCAGGGACACATGATCGACGGCAAGCGTCGCCCCGTGACGTTTGACCAGGGCTCGAATGTCGATGCTCAGGTCAGTCACGGCTCCGGAATCCTATGTCGGGGAACAGCGCCGAGGGACACAGGGGCGAGGAACGCACCGCACGCTCAACTATCCAGTCCGACCTTGGCACTCCCGTCACGGAGATGCTTCCGGACGCGCACTTTTTCGTGATGCTTCCGCAAGAGCTGCTGCCGGATGACATTCCGGTCTTCCGCGACGATCCGCACCAACCGGTCCACATCTTCGGCATGGTCGCGGACCAATTCGGTGAGCTTTTGCAGCTGGGCTTCCAACCGCTCCACCCGCCAGGACACGCTTTCGGTCTCCACGACCTGTTTGCTCACGGCCTTGCCGTTCTTGCGGGGAAGCGCGGCAACAATCAAATCACGTTTCATAGGAGCTCCTTTAGTCCTCAGACCCACCGCGTATCGGGGCTAGTATTGTCTCTGCAGTTCCCGAAGTCAATCATTCCCCTTTCTTTCCATTTCAGTACCGTCCTGTTACAATTCGCCGCGATGAACAATATCTTCACGATGATCCTGGCCGGAGGCAAAGGCGAGCGGCTCTCTCCGCTCACTGAACAACGCGCCAAGCCGGCGGTCCCCTTCGGCGGGAAGTACCGTATCATCGACTTTGCGCTGAGCAACTGCCTCAACTCCGGCCTGCGCCGGATCGCCGTGCTGATTCAATACAAATCGCACTCGCTCGATAAGCACATCCGGAGCGGATGGAATATTTTGAACTCGGAGCTCGGCGAATACATCGCGTCGGTTCCTCCCCAGCAGCGCATCAGCGAGGAATGGTACCGGGGCACTGCCGATGCCGTGTACCAAAACATGTTCCTCCTCGACACCGAGCAGGCCGACTATCTTCTGATTCTGGCCGGCGACCACATTTACAAGATGAACTATGCCGACATGTTCCACTGGCTGCTGGCCAAAGGGGCCGACGTCGTCGTGGGCGCCCTCGATATTCCCGTTGAGGACGCCACACGCTTCGGCGTCATCAGCGTGGATGCTGATCTGCGCATCAATCGTTTCGATGAAAAGCCGAAGCACCCTACACCGATCCCCGGAGATCCGACACACGCCTTTGCCTCCATGGGCATCTACCTCTTCAAGACCGAGGCGCTCAAAAAGCATTTGATCGCCGATTCCCAGGAAGGCACGGCCCACGACTTCGGCAAGAACATCATCCCGCGCATGATCCAGGAAGGCCGGGTCTATGCCTTCAAGTTTCAGGACGAGAACAAGAAGGCCGTGAAATACTGGCGGGATATCGGGACCCTCGACGCCTACTGGGAAGCCAATATGGATCTGGTCGCCGTCGACCCGCTGTTCAATCTCTACGATCCCAACTGGCCGATCCGCACCTATCAAGGCCAGTTTCCACCGGCGAAGTTTGTCTTCGCGCAAGATTATCAGGGCGGCCGCATGGGTGTCGCTCTGGACTCCGTGGTCTGCGGAGGCTGTATCGTCTCCGGCGGGCGCGTCCAGAACTCCGTGCTCTCCCCGAATGTGCGGGTGCTGGACCACGCCGAGGTGCGCGAATCGATCGTGATGGAGAATGTCGTGATCGGTGAACACAGCCGCATCCGCCGGGCGATTATCGACAAAGACGTGATTATCCCGCCCCATACGGAAATCGGGTACGATCGGGAGGCCGACGCCCGGCGATTCACCGTCACGGAATCAGGCCTGGTCGTCATCTCAAAGGGAATGAAGCTCAATGCCTCCCTCGATTCATCCGGTTGATCTCATCGCCGCGCTTCGCGAGAAATCGCTGACGCCGGCGATTGTCTTTCTCACCTCACGCCGTGCCTGCGACGAAGCCATGGAGGCGTTCGACCACGCCCACACGGTGCTCCCGCCGGTGCGCCAGCAAGCCATCGCTGCCGCGCTTGAGCGGGTCATCACCCAATATCCCAGCATCGCGGAACACCCCTTGATTCCGACCGTCCAGCGGATCGGCGTGGCGGCCCATCACGCCGGCCACCTCCCGTCCTGGAAGATCGCGATCGAAGAATTGATGCGGCAGGGCTGCCTCGACGCGGTCTTTGCGACCACGACATTGGCCGCCGGTGTCGACTTTCCGGCGCGCACCGTCGTGATCACGCAATCCAGCATCCGGAAGGCCCGGGACTTCATGGATCTGACCATCGGGGAAGTGCAGCAGATTGCCGGACGGGCCGGCCGCCGCGGCAAAGATTACGTCGGATTCGCCGTCGTGACCCCGTCTCCCTATATCGATCTGGAAGTGCTGACCAAGGGGTTCACCGGAAATCCGGAAGCCATCGACAGCCAATTCACCATCAGTTATCCGATGGTCCTCAATCTCTTGAAAGCCCATCCCCACGAGCAGATTCAGGCGATTCTGGCCAAGAGCTTTGCCCAGTTCCAGCTCAACCAGCGTGCGAATGTGCTCGAAGGAAAACTGGACGTCCTGCACACGCAAATGGAGCCCTTCGGCCCGCGTGTCTGCACGGACTGGATTACCCAGTGGCACACGTTCGATCAAGCCCGGCGGCAAAAACCCCATCGACACCAGATCGCCCGCCACGAAACTCCCGAAGTCACAGCGCGATTTCACTTCATGACGACAGGCCGTGTGGTCGGGCTCAATAAAGGACGGGGCATCGTCTTGCGCCAATACCGGAGCAAGGGACAAAAAAGCCCGATGGTCACCGTGTTGCGGGCCGGTGGAGCCGTCACCGAATCCCCTGCCGGCATCGTCACCGATGTGTTCGATCGCCTCTTCGAATGCACGGAGCAGCAAGGCTATCCCTGGTGCACCCCCGAATCGTTCGATGAATTGCTCTACCAGTTGACGGAATTGCCGACCAGGCTGCCGCTGCTGCCGATTCTGGTCTCGAAAGAATCGGAGCTGATTCCCGACGCGATCGTGCAAACCCTGGGCGACTTCCCCTGCCCGACTTGTTCCTCGCGCCCGGCATGCCAAAAAGACTACCTTCTGGCCTCCCGCCTGCGGCAGGAACAACAGCGCCACATCAAATCGATCCAGGCGCTGCGCACCAGTTTGTGGCACCGGTTCCAAGAGCGGATCGAAGTGCTGCAGAAATTCGGCTACCTGAGCCCCACCTCGCATTTGACGGACGACGGCGAATGGGCGCGGCTCATCCGCATCGATCATTCTCTGCTCATCACTGAATTGATCCGGGCCGAGGCCTTTGCCGGCGCGGACCCGGCCGTGCTCACCGGCGTGATGGCCAGCAT
Coding sequences:
- a CDS encoding ABC transporter permease; this encodes MNSWSSSAESAAGLSSRFRGRRLLGPGLLWTTVFCLLPMVVVLAVSFATRGTYGGVVWEFSLENYRDLLHPLYGRIFGQSLFLAGVTTGLCLVLGFPLAYYIARLPPRRQALWLVLIMIPFWTNFLVRTYAWIFILRTEGLLNTVLMQWHLISMPLDLLYSNQAVLLGLVYGYLPFMVLPLYAAIERIDPALIEAARDLYADRWALFRRVLIPLAKPGIIAGCVLVFIPSLGAYLTPDLLGGGRSMMVGNLIQHEYLVARDWPLGSALSIVLMLIVMGNLLWYFNAQSPQAGRRGEQ
- a CDS encoding TolC family protein, encoding MAAADSPTKSLSPIPPVPALRLSLDETVALFLRQNLDLLMAKFGIDSAKGQQITARLFPNPVASIGTLSAFTQGRTAGNSGAVIGQIQQLFELAGKRGYRIESAAFGTQSVEAAFEDAVRQLTFTVKDAYNRTQLAQRRLALAEENRDRFSRILEVNTIRFKKGYIAEVDLIRIRLQFIDFQSQVIQSLQEGETARADLRQLLRVSPATVLELTSEFDYKRVDPDIGRLRTVALDARPDVRSKRFIMSQREADLRLAKAYRIPDVTVGAGYSIQGPKGPDNPGQVALSLGIPLPLFNRNQGGIMQAEVAVQTAEADLSKTLNQVENEVDVAYKNLLQSRRLVEAFLGGVLEDARSTFTIVERAYERGGATILDLLDAARTSRTIQQNYFEALFNYQRNVIQLESAVGQEISL
- the glgC gene encoding glucose-1-phosphate adenylyltransferase translates to MNNIFTMILAGGKGERLSPLTEQRAKPAVPFGGKYRIIDFALSNCLNSGLRRIAVLIQYKSHSLDKHIRSGWNILNSELGEYIASVPPQQRISEEWYRGTADAVYQNMFLLDTEQADYLLILAGDHIYKMNYADMFHWLLAKGADVVVGALDIPVEDATRFGVISVDADLRINRFDEKPKHPTPIPGDPTHAFASMGIYLFKTEALKKHLIADSQEGTAHDFGKNIIPRMIQEGRVYAFKFQDENKKAVKYWRDIGTLDAYWEANMDLVAVDPLFNLYDPNWPIRTYQGQFPPAKFVFAQDYQGGRMGVALDSVVCGGCIVSGGRVQNSVLSPNVRVLDHAEVRESIVMENVVIGEHSRIRRAIIDKDVIIPPHTEIGYDREADARRFTVTESGLVVISKGMKLNASLDSSG
- a CDS encoding efflux RND transporter periplasmic adaptor subunit, with the translated sequence MSAHMAPLAIALALLIISGCGKSDQPSPSESVTAPLAKTAPVPAPSQPRVETAVVEFSPSHQALILSGKVAYGEDRYSKISSPLQGRVVEVRAHLGDRVKAGDVLLIVDSQDIAQAYSEYVKEDSDLQYATRAFELAKDLYENKAMPLKDLKQAENELVKARAEFRRAKERLLSLRVPADELTKPLDKQKITSRFEMKSPLTGIVVERAVTPGQSVGGDPSQVLFTVADLDMLQVLADLYERDLALVREGQFAMVTVEAYPGVDFPATVAAIGDVVDPATRTIKVRAWVNNNPHKLKPEMFARLHLDVGDATPFIVVPREAVLESDGKQFVYVVEEPNRYVKREVKVSNISTDQVRVLDGLTRGQRIVIRGAVLIKGQEVKGT
- a CDS encoding helicase-related protein, which produces MPPSIHPVDLIAALREKSLTPAIVFLTSRRACDEAMEAFDHAHTVLPPVRQQAIAAALERVITQYPSIAEHPLIPTVQRIGVAAHHAGHLPSWKIAIEELMRQGCLDAVFATTTLAAGVDFPARTVVITQSSIRKARDFMDLTIGEVQQIAGRAGRRGKDYVGFAVVTPSPYIDLEVLTKGFTGNPEAIDSQFTISYPMVLNLLKAHPHEQIQAILAKSFAQFQLNQRANVLEGKLDVLHTQMEPFGPRVCTDWITQWHTFDQARRQKPHRHQIARHETPEVTARFHFMTTGRVVGLNKGRGIVLRQYRSKGQKSPMVTVLRAGGAVTESPAGIVTDVFDRLFECTEQQGYPWCTPESFDELLYQLTELPTRLPLLPILVSKESELIPDAIVQTLGDFPCPTCSSRPACQKDYLLASRLRQEQQRHIKSIQALRTSLWHRFQERIEVLQKFGYLSPTSHLTDDGEWARLIRIDHSLLITELIRAEAFAGADPAVLTGVMASIAHDDDRPGAFPRVSTGLSSLLGQVRKLAESLSPYEDPPLLRADIAAVAERWVSDPSLTWIGLCRSTTMAEGDIYRLLARTLEFLSQLHTLRSTHPGLADSASQAIALIRRGVLEELP
- a CDS encoding ABC transporter permease, translated to MSGQGLWLRGISGLGMAFLYLPIIVLVVFSFNASRLSAVWQGFSWHWYGVLWHDEALLAAAVNSLWVAALSTSLVVLLGVPAAMGLERLRGRGRQALDTIFLLPLVLPEVMMGVALLLFFVMIQWPLSLATVVMGHAAFNLPVVIVMVRARLQKLDPRLEEAASDLGASAGQTFCRVTWPLVRPAVLGATLLAFTISLDDFIVTFFVAGPGATTLPLKVYSMIKSGLSPEINALSSVLVLASMGLVGLSLVFQRR
- a CDS encoding ABC transporter ATP-binding protein gives rise to the protein MTDLSIDIRALVKRHGATLAVDHVSLQISRGEFFSLLGPSGAGKTSLLRMLAGFETPDAGDILIDGRSMAGVPPNRRPVNLVFQSYALFPHMSVAENVAFGLEMKRVPHGEIVERVGATLELVRLSEKRDRLPGQLSGGEQQRVALARALVNRPAVVLLDEPLAALDQQLRQQMQTELKTIQAHVGLTFVCVTHHQEEALALSDRLAVMQQGRVMQVGRPEDLYERPENLFVARFVGVSNEVSGTLSDVQAGEGTLMPSDIPPPRGIRVSVPTGLKPGIQVVLTVRPERIRITPGHVAAAGANCLYGVVETMRYIGSEWQGVVRIGPSVRWTIQASNAGSGSRPVAVGAPVSLQWNSADGVVIPLT
- a CDS encoding spermidine/putrescine ABC transporter substrate-binding protein; this encodes MSISQDLVKVLGVAAIAVAVLLWNGCDRGRETNQQGGTGAMATLHYFTWSDYVSPELIHEFEQAYRARVVVDTFSSNEELLAKLQGGASGYDVTVPSDFMVSIMAAQGMLAELDLPALPNLKALEPHLQHPVFDPTHRYAVPYLWGTVGIGYDSAVVTPPPDSWDILWDSRYRGRISMLNDQREVFGAVLRSMGQSMNTTDSGMIEAAKQKLIAQKPLVKTYASEHYDQLLASGDVVLAQGWGGPVARAMRDRSSIRYVVPKEGGTIWADCLVVLRTSPNKALAMQFINFLIDARVAARTAERLLFAASNREARSWIKKDILENPAVYPPAELIPRMEWMGDVGKAMRTYDRAWTELKMQ